The sequence below is a genomic window from Uranotaenia lowii strain MFRU-FL chromosome 2, ASM2978415v1, whole genome shotgun sequence.
ccatataaattgctttttatatacatatatttatatatagATTAACTTTTATCTTATATAAGTTATACTTATATAGATTAACTTATATCGAAGCaaattcagatgaaaaataaattttaaaaagatttgtaCGATAGAATATATTATATacaaaggttgccgaaaaaaaattctgtgttttcgaGGAAAAATAtactgactttctgtgattttacccaaaaattctgtgatggttttctctGATGCTATTTAcattaatttgattgaaaatttatggttaattgggtctttttaacatttaagttGAGTAGAACCAATTAAAATATTATCCTTTATACCAATTCTATCATATTTTActgaattacaaattaaaaatctaaattttcaattggccaaaaaattataattttggaaatcctttcaaaattcaaaaattctgtgaaatctgtgaatttttctaaattttgtgttctgtgacacagattccgtgatgaaaatttgctcaaaattctgtgaaattacagatttttctgtgatttcggcaaccttgattatATAACCTGGCTTGCTGACATTCAGGCAAAGTTGCTTATATAAGATTCGTGTACGTAACTATCATATTCTGTTCACATTCAATATATAGTTCATAattcattatttggaaaatgaatctCGGGCGGTGAGAAGCAGTTTCGAAAGAAAGGAAACAACATTATTATAACTTCAAGGGTGACGAAAAAAGTTCCCACACTTATTTAAACTACTTAAACAACctcaaaaaagtaaatattaaaTCAATTCGAACCAATGAAAGAACTAGTCACATTCCTTGTATTGgattgaactgaaaaaaaaaatacaaaaaagctcTGAACGTCTTCCTTAAAtatccatacatttttcagtaagAAGAATTTTCCTTCATCATCGCCAAGGTTTTCACATCTGAGCCAATTCACTGCTTTAAATTGCTCTAAGAGAATAAGCGCAATCTTTCTGAAgctaaaaaaactcaaattctttaaggttttttatgaaaaaaatgaccaaacctGAGTAACTGGACTAATACTGCTAACAATTCGTAGCTTCATGCGGCTTGGAGCTTAACGGATTCCGCAAAATCAACCAATGCCATTTGTAAAAAGCTGTTTTTTCGCTTTTGTGGCTTCAGGGTCAAGAATACTAAAACACACAGGTCTATTACTAAACGAGCATCCCATTTAACCCAtctcgtagaaaaaaaaaaatcatcggccTAAAAATGGTACTGATAGGATCTGAAACGAGCTTTACGAAATAAAAAAGGGCAAGCGAGCATCGTCGAAGGTATTTGCAACTGTCTGGAGAAATGCATTTGTCGTGTGAAGAAATTTAGAGCTAATATTGAAGTATTTTTGGATTGTTTTTGTTAACAggttttatacaatattttttgttgttctggtggttcattttgattatttttcaagcagAGTTATGGTATTCAAGCATTTTGAAAAGCACTGGATCATTATTGTCTCCTCATAGGCGAATCTACCTAGCAAGTCTCTCtaataatataaatttaattaatttattgtCTACCTGTAGAATCAAAAagttaaaagctttaaaaattgataCTTGTCTCTTCGGCATATCATGGCAGTATAAAGATCAAATGTGAAATCTAAGTGAAACAATCAATGGaattcaaaacgatgaaaaactgCAAACATGTACCAACAAAAATGATTATCATCAAAGATGAACAAACGTGGGTGCCggttgtttcagaatatttttcttctgattctatttttttctttcttaaagTTCACTTCTGACAACACTTGCAAGTTCACTTTGGGGGATTCCATCTGATTACTTAACAGTTACGGTATTAGCACGACACCGAAGAGGAAAAGAAAAACCATTCCTGCTGGGTTGGAACGTGAGATTTTCAATTCTTGTGGGATCATCTGGGTGGGAAGTTTTTTCTTGTATCTTTTTTCAAGCATTATAAATATTCATGACATGGATTGAGTTGAGAACAGGTAAACAAGTATGCCTTAAACGTTAAAAGTAGGTGTTTtggttaatttaaaagcaaagaaaattaTTTAGGCCTAACCGTTCGAGatttagagatttttttcagcaaaagtAAAATATTTTGTGTAAATCGACCAAAAGCTATTAGGTATAATAATACCGAAAATTGTGACACAGTTTTGAAGACTCTAAGTACAAGAGTGTCCCAAATGAGTGAAACTGACTACGAAAAAGTGGCACTTAGCATCCGGGGGTGGAAATGTTGAATAAGTTTGTCTAGCAAACGGAAGCGGAAaccgaaaacaaaaacataaaagcgAACCATGTATTTATCTTTACGACGACGCTTGCCACATAGAAGAGGAGTATGTTCTGTTCATCTGATGGTTGCAAAATGGTGGGCGAATGTgaatgacgacgacgatgggATGGATAGTTTTCAGTAGAGTAGGTATCCACCCCACTTAGTAGGTACCTTGATGCTCGTCCGGCGTTTTTGATGAGACTGACGACGATGAAAGTCGAGCTTGTTACATTGCTAATGCTGCTGGTGATTATGGTTGTACAACACTCATTAAAAATTTCCCTTTCTGCTCAGATCGGCAACAAATGTGTAAAGATGATTATTCTAATGATTTAATAATGAATGAGGAACCTGCATATGTACGTATGGGTTGTTTTTTAAGCTATgctctgaaaaaaaagttggatgATGGAACAAGCTTAAATATTGTGAAAATGAAATGTCTGTGTacctttctttaaaattatggAGACTGTGATACTAGATAGTGATCAGAAGATTAATCTATGATCAAAAACAGAATGAAGTTTCACtttgaactttgttttaaaatagtctCAGCTTACTCAACGTTTCtctcaataattttttactGGGAacaatcccccttattctgcgccgcgcgtgaggtgacgatagtcgagtcgagtcggagtcttgtcacctttttcccgaagccgatgtgacagagcataCGATTTGTTACTCACgatgactactagattaggataagaactcaaaaagttcattctgaaagacgtttctcacctaaagcgactactggaattgggtgactcgactatcgtcacctcacgcgcggcgcagaataaggagAATATTTCAAGTTgatataaaattgttttgaattttatacaaataaaataagataGAAAAGACCAAAGGTAGACCActtaagttaaaataaaaataagatgatcatttaaaacaaatgcttgctttcatccaaaatttcatTAGTGTTTCTTAAGACAGATCAATGTAATTTTTGGATATAGGTAAACTATGGTACGCAGTAAACAGTTAGGTCAATCATGTCATCTAAAGGAGGCTTAACCCAATTCTAAACCTCAGATAATCTTGGATTGGGttggattttgtttatttatagaggattttaaccattttggacATTCTTCCTCTTTGAAAAAGAAGGTAacatagttatttttaaatatacagATAATCTTCAGGACTTTTGATCTTAGTCAGAATTCTTGATGAATTATGCccaaatttaaacattattttaatcatactgctttaagttctagaaaacaaggaaataaaataaaaaccgaaattaaaatgtttaatataacagattacaaaaattttcctgCAATTTTTCGGTTGAACAATTTATGGCAAATTTTAACAATATCTGAgcgtttgtttttgaatttttcaacattaaatcCGGACAAATCTAAGCAGAATTTGctgattattcgaaaaaaaaaatctataagaaAGTGTCTAaaacaatcaataatttttttttcatcgaaacacgtcagcagcgttcaaatatcttttcaaactctcacaaaaaaaatggataaaacaGATACAGAAAAACTGAGCCCTATTAAGACCTTAGTTTACTTTATTTGTCCAATCCGGGAAATCTGGAAAGCATACTGTACAATGAATAATACATCCCTTTCccttagtttttgaattaagaaCATATTCGGTATCTCATTGGCCCGATGGCCAATTCAGAAGACCCGGGGGGGTCACCCAAGCCACCTCCTCCGGTAGTTAAATTCAACCGAAATTTACCTGATTGGTTCGGTCCCCAGAATGATTTTATTATTCTGCAACTGAGCCCAGTTGAAGGCAACAATCTCCCAAAGAATCCGTTTACCGTCAGTAAATCTCTACAACTTGACGGTGGCGATATCGAGTTTGCTAAGACTGAAGCTAGAGGCACGAAATATGTCATCAAAGTACGAGGCAGGAGATTagctgaaaaactaatgaagtTAGAGAAACTCATTGATGGTACACCAATACTGATAACCCCTCACCCACAATTGAACTTTGTGCGCTGCGTTGTATCCTGTCAAGATGCTATCGAACTTGAGGAGGATGAACTGTTAGAGGAACTGAAGAAGGAAAACGTAACCAACGTTCGACGAATCtccagaaaaatcaacaaccaGTTAGTCAAAACCGCGACTCTAGTTTTGACAGTTGCTGGGACTGAAAAACCAGATTATATCAAATTTGGACTACTTCGCATACCAACGAGGCCCTACTACCCTTCTCCAATGCTCTGTTATAAATGCCTTATGTACGGTCATACCAAAGCCAGATGCAGCGCTGAAAAGGAAGTTTGCAAAAACTGTTCGAAGGAACACGACGGAGAATGCGGAAACCCTTCGTACTGCAGGCACTGCAAGAGTGGCCACTCTGCTGCAAACCGAAAATGTCCACGGTACGAAAGGGAAGAAAACATTTGCAGAATGACAGTCGAGCTGAAAATCAGCTTTCCAGAAGCGCAGCGGATCTACGAATCTAGACAAAAGCAACCTACATACGCAGAAATTAGTTCAACCCAACAACTTTCCCAAAAAGAAATCATCGAGAAGGACCTGCTGATCCAAAAACTGCAGAACGAGATCTCTGAGCTCAAGGCCACTTGTAGAACACTCCAAAACAATTTCCAAAAGGCAAAATCGTGGATCCAGAGATCTCAGAGCCAAGAAAGAAATCAAAGCCAGGATCGAAACCACAACAAGCCATCCAACACCATTAAAATAGCCGTCCACCCTCCAAAATCAACAGAAATGAACCCGCCTACACCTTCAAATGAGCACTCAAAACCTACCGATCGTCAAAGTAGATCCTTGGCACCATCCCAAATGCAAGTCGACCGATCCATAACACCTACAAAAAGGATGCAAAGTGAATCTTCCATACGTACTTACCCCCCTGAGAAATACGCAAAAACACACATCGACGCGGAACACGATGGCCCAACGGATATCGGACTAGAAACGGAAATTTATACCACGGATTCCAGCCAGGACATGTCCTCACAACACTAAACTTATCGTTATGACCAACCCCCAAAATAACACAACACCGAACCCAACAAACCAAATGCCGTCAACAAACCGTCATCGAAACCAACGGACTACGAACAGGAATCAACACCACCCTAAGATGGAAACGCTTGTACTTCAGTGGAACGTGTGCGGTGCACGCCCCCGCAAAGCCGAGCTGCAAAACCTAGTAAGTCGCTACGACCCGATTGCACTTGCACTACAAGAGCTACGCACACCAAATCTTCAAGGGTatgtaaacaattttaattGGTACTCAACACGCAGTCAATATCCCCACACATCAAGTGCTGGCCTCGGCATCCGAAACGACATCCCGCACTGTCAAATCACGCTAAATACAACCCTCCCTGTCTGCGCCGTCACCATCAAAATTCCGATCAGAGTCACCATTCTATCCGTCTACATCCCTCATGGCGAAACACTTCCTTCTTTAAAAGCAGAGCTCGAAAATGTTATTTCCTCCATCTCTCACCCTAATTGTTGGAGACTTCAATTCTCACAGCACCACCTGGGGCGGAAATCGCACTGATCATCGAGGGCGTTTCGTCGAGAAATTTCTCGGTGATAATGCACTAATATTGTTAAACTCCATCGACCACACTTACTTCCATCTACCCAACGGCACGACTAGCGCTATTGATCTCTCCATGGCCTCTGTATCGATCTGCCATCGCTTCTGCTGGCAAGTCGAAGATGATTTGTGTGGGAGCGATCATTTCCCAATAAGAATAACGTTAAACGCACCCCCAACAATCTGCAACCGTCGCCCTCGTTGGCTGGAAACCAGAGCCGACTGGCAGGTTTTTGAAAACACCATACTCGAGGAGATCCCCCATAACGCAGCACCATCCCTTAATACCATAACAGAAGCAATTGTAAAAGCAGCAAATGCTAGTATCCCGCTCACCAGTGGTAACTATCATCGCAGATCAGTGCCCTGGTGGAGCGAAGAAATAGAGAAAGTTGTTTACGATCGACGAAAAAAGTTAAGACGCTTACGCAAACTCACACCTGGTAATCCTCAGCACGACGAAgcatcgaaaaattttcaagaagcTCGTAACATCTCCCGAATGAGAATTGCGGAAGCAAAGAAATTGAGTTGGGAAAGCTTTGTTAGTTCGTTTAACCCCGAAACTCCAATCTCAGTCATGTGGCAAAATTTCAACCGTTTCTCCGGAAAAAGAAAATCGTCAAGAATTATTCTTGAAACTAGTAGTGGTATCACTAACGACCCCAAGAAAATCGCAGACTGCCTAGGAGACTATTTTCAGTCCATCTCTGACCAACCTCAGCTTCCCCTTCCACCTAGGTCCCAAAACCAGCCGACGAGGTCGAAACGCTATCTCAGAAATGGAACAAAAGTTTTCTATCCAAGAATTTTTTGTTGccacagaaacaaaaaaaggaaaggcGTTCGGTCCTGACATGATTACCAACGAAATGATACGCCGTCTACCTATAGTTACAAAAACACAGCTTTTAAAGTGTTTCAATGATCTGTGGGATAGCGGCACCTTTCCTTCCCACTGGAAGGAAGCAACTATCATACCGATCCCAAAAGTAGGAAAAAACCCGAAAATCGTTGGAAACCAGAGACCTATTTCTTTAACAAGCTGCTTAGGAAAAACAATGGAACGCATGGTCAACCGTAGATTAGTTCAGTGGATAGAAAGTCGCAAATTATGGAGCTCACAGCAATACGCATTCCGGAAGGGCAGAGGCGTAGATCAATACCTAGCAGAACTTGAGGCAGCGTTGGAAGACccattgaagaaaaaacaacacTCAGAACTAGCCCTATTTGACCTCAGCAAAGCTTACGATACAGCCCAAAAAGCGCCGATTCTCGAAACGCTTGCAAAGTGGGGGATCAATGGCAAACCTTACAAATTTCTACAAGATTTTCTCACAAACAGGTCCTTCAAAGTCCTTGTAGGTGGAACCTTTTCCGACGAGAAACGGCAACAAAACGGCGTTCCTCAAGGATCGGTGCTTGCTGTAACCCTCTTTCTTGTAGCCATGGAatcaattttcgaaaagatCCCCCGTGGTATTCAAGTGTACGTGTATGCTGATGATATTTTGTTGATGGTGTCGGGAACCCAAGTCAAaagcataagaaaaaaattgcaaaaggcAGTCTCAGCTGTTGTTGAATGGGCCGACCAAGTCCGATTCACGATATCTTCTGAAAAGTCGAGCATCTTGCATATATGcaatagaagaaaacataaaacGATACCTGAAGTTCGTATCCACAACAACAGTGTTCCTCAAGTCAAAAAAGCACGAATCCTAGGTGTGACATTTACAAAAACTCTTAACTTTTCCCCCCATATCTTCGAACTCAAAGCAGCCCTCGAAACAAGAATAAATCTGCTCCGAGCCATAGGTGGTCAGTGcctagactagttcacttttcggcttttttcgcagatcaaagccggacttatatgggttgttcctcatgcattttcaagtatttctgccaatTTTGAGATCATTTGAACTAgtctctgttctgcgcaatgagttttcgtgaaaaaagtcgatttttcttgaaaatattcttatgagagttctagcaagccaCTGTTATTATAATACGGTAATTTTTTGttgcatggtggttgatattataaccatttttatgaatctgttctagataatcgttcaaaacaaaccgaaaaaatttaaaaaatcataaactaccaacttgtacagaaattttacttacaagttgagagttaaaaatctgtggtaaatcagaaaaaaatttgtttcacaaaatctttttttattaagcTAGCCCTTTTTATTACCTTTCTATTGATGcaataaatatacaaattggTTGTATAGCGGTCAAGTTATTTAAAGAtgtttgcaacaaatttgatttgataaaatatttttcattcaagttgtCTCCACACCAgcttgtgcacaagaaaggatattttattcaatcaagtaccccatgacggggccaggagttaaaaaaagcgcgcgctttgatcaagttgtaagcaagtcatcttgatgccacgtttttcatgttgcatgaagctaaaacttgaataggaacacaaatatgatttaaaaactggtgcataaatatttgaataactttgcttcTAATCTAGCGATAATTACATTTTTAGCATCAAATGAATGGTAATAAACAGGGCtatcttaataaaaaaagattttgtgaaacatatttttttctgatttactacagatttttaactctcaacttgtaagtaaaatttctgtacaagttggtagtttatgattttttaaattttttcggtttgttttgaacgattatctagaacagattcataaaaatggttataatatcaaccaccatgcatcataaaattatcgtttaatattaacagtggcttgctagaactctcataagaatattttcaagaaaaatggtgttttttcacaaaaactcattgcgcagaacagagtttagttcaaaagatctcaaatttggcagaaatacttgaaaatgcatgaggaacaacccatatgagtccggctttgatctgcgaaaaaaaccgaaaagtgaactagtctagtgGTCACCCATACGGTGGTAATCGAAAATGCCTGCTAACCTTTTTTAAAAGCATTGTCGTTTCCAAAATGTACTATGCAATAAACACAATAGTCAGAAATGGCTTAAATTCTGTTAACCCACTTAAGCCATGATACAACGCAGGCGTGCGTATATCTTCTGGGGCAATGCGTAGCAGCCCAGTACTTTCCATCCATGCTGAAAGCGGTATTCTGCCTTGGAATTTTAGCTTCACCGAGCGTCTAACTTGCCATGCCATACGACTTTTAGAAAAACCACATGGGAAATCTACTCCTGTCACAGAGAGATCCCTACAGATCTTTCAATCGCTCACCGGAAAATCAATTCCAACCGTTTGCCGATCTTACATCGTGGGTACTAGACCTTGGAACATAGAAGCCCCTAATATCGATTGGACTattaaaaaacagtttaaagtcggagaaaacaacaacaaggcgatacaaatttttaaaaaccacctGGAAGCACGGTATCAAAATCATCTGGCTGTATACACGGATGGTTCTGTTGCAAATGGACACGTAGGTTTCGGCATCACCAACACTTCGAGAGATATATCCTTCCAACTCCCGGATGAATGCAGCATCTTCTCGGCAGAAGCGATGGCGATACTGTATACTCTGAAAAACGTTTCAAATAAGTCAAGGTACAAAACTGTAATCTTTTCGGACTCGGCAAGCGTGTTGGCAGCAGTTGAATCGGGGAAATCTACACATCCATGGATACAAAGCATCGAACAAGAACTGCGTAAACTTAAAGGCACTTTATGCTGGATACCTGGTCATGTTGGGATTGATGGGAATACTAAAGCCGATAGACTAGCTGCAGAAGGAAGAAGTGGTCCTAAAATTACAATGGATGTTCCAGCACAAGACATCATCAGTTGGGTGAGAAGTGAAATAAGGGTAAAATGGGAGTCAAATTGGGATGAAAATATTCAGCTGTTTCTCCAACGAATCAAAACCTCGACGCTTGCTTGGAAGGACAGGAAAAATTCATCGGAACAAAGAGCTCTGACGA
It includes:
- the LOC129741831 gene encoding uncharacterized protein LOC129741831; this encodes MANSEDPGGSPKPPPPVVKFNRNLPDWFGPQNDFIILQLSPVEGNNLPKNPFTVSKSLQLDGGDIEFAKTEARGTKYVIKVRGRRLAEKLMKLEKLIDGTPILITPHPQLNFVRCVVSCQDAIELEEDELLEELKKENVTNVRRISRKINNQLVKTATLVLTVAGTEKPDYIKFGLLRIPTRPYYPSPMLCYKCLMYGHTKARCSAEKEVCKNCSKEHDGECGNPSYCRHCKSGHSAANRKCPRYEREENICRMTVELKISFPEAQRIYESRQKQPTYAEISSTQQLSQKEIIEKDLLIQKLQNEISELKATCRTLQNNFQKAKSWIQRSQSQERNQSQDRNHNKPSNTIKIAVHPPKSTEMNPPTPSNEHSKPTDRQSRSLAPSQMQVDRSITPTKRMQSESSIRTYPPEKYAKTHIDAEHDGPTDIGLETEIYTTDSSQDMSSQH